The Coregonus clupeaformis isolate EN_2021a unplaced genomic scaffold, ASM2061545v1 scaf0443, whole genome shotgun sequence genome has a segment encoding these proteins:
- the LOC121533983 gene encoding keratin, type I cytoskeletal 13: MSFTSRSYTSARALSMYGGAGGRGSRISTSQAGGLYGTASSRGGLDLADGLDLHVSANEKATMQNLNDRLASYLEKVRLLEKENAELEKKIKDWYASRTVICHDHRAYFATIAGLKDKISLASRSNAKTVLDIDNAKLAAEDFKMMYENVQAMRMAVEADISCLRRVRDDMSLGRSDLEMHYEGLKDELIMLKRNHQEEIALVKTQVGSTVNVSVDAAPSQDLNAAMTEIRKHYESVAAKNCKELEAWYQGKLATVEIEVVTNNEQLVSCLTELKESKSTLQRLQIELQSHLSMKSSLEGTLADTQKRYSAQLAGLQSMVTSLELQLSQLHANIAHNKQEYDMLLDLKTRLELEIAEYRRLLDGEEKSSSQVVTKTITVTQTIVDGKVMETTESVK; the protein is encoded by the exons aTGTCATTCACCTCCAGATCCTACacctctgccagggccctcagcATGTATGGGGGTGCCGGTGGCCGCGGTTCCCGCATCTCCACCTCCCAGGCTGGGGGACTCTACGGCACCGCTTCCTCCAGGGGTGGCTTAGACCTGGCTGACGGCCTGGACCTCCACGTGTCAGCCAACGAAAAGGCCACCATGCAGAACCTGAACGACCGCTTGGCCTCCTACCTGGAGAAGGTGAGGCTTCTGGAGAAGGAGAACGCAGAGCTGGAGAAGAAAATCAAGGATTGGTATGCTTCACGCACGGTAATCTGCCACGACCACAGAGCCTACTTCGCCACCATCGCTGGCCTGAAGGACAAG ATCAGTTTGGCATCCAGGTCCAATGCCAAGACTGTGCTGGACATCGACAATGCCAAGCTTGCTGCTGAGGACTTCAAGATGAT GTATGAGAATGTGCAGGCCATGAGGATGGCAGTGGAGGCAGACATCAGTTGTCTGAGGAGGGTCCGGGATGACATGAGCCTGGGTCGCTCTGACCTGGAGATGCATTACGAGGGTCTGAAGGACGAGCTCATCATGCTCAAGAGGAACCACCAGGAG GAGATTGCCCTGGTGAAGACCCAGGTGGGCAGCACGGTGAATGTATCGGTGGATGCTGCCCCATCCCAGGACCTGAACGCAGCAATGACTGAGATCAGGAAGCACTACGAGTCTGTGGCTGCCAAGAACTGCAAAGAACTGGAAGCCTGGTACCAGGGCAAG CTGGCCACAGTGGAGATTGAAGTCGTGACAAACAATGAGCAGCTGGTGAGCTGCCTCACAGAGTTGAAGGAGTCCAAGAGCACACTCCAGAGGCTTCAGATTGAACTGCAGTCCCATCTGAGCATG AAATCCTCCCTGGAGGGCACCCTGGCAGACACCCAGAAGCGCTACTCTGCTCAGCTGGCAGGGCTCCAGAGCATGGTGACTAGCCTGGAGCTCCAGCTCTCCCAGCTCCACGCCAACATCGCACACAACAAGCAGGAGTATGACATGCTGCTGGACCTCAAGACCCGGCTGGAGCTGGAGATCGCTGAGTACAGGAGGCTGCTGGATGGAGAGGAAAAGAGTTCCTCCCAAG TGGTTACCAAGACGATCACCGTGACCCAGACCATTGTGGATGGAAAGGTGATGGAAACCACTGAGTCTGTTAAATAA